In a genomic window of Meleagris gallopavo isolate NT-WF06-2002-E0010 breed Aviagen turkey brand Nicholas breeding stock chromosome 1, Turkey_5.1, whole genome shotgun sequence:
- the LOC104909441 gene encoding uncharacterized protein LOC104909441 — translation MDPCCNALGQGVRVTIPLWDVAPRDTGSGHGEDGLEISKVSSSHYDTLTQHAITAVCTLQEYAGAKRIQPSPAPQPPQRGHRDLAPHATLRPSPTLREPIGFLPLFSLADWSSSLPLRKLIGPPLRPSNRRGAMLSVAARFPPRGGHVSRSAVRAVRTVGGWRSSALTDPVLGAISRSSAFIDMASLSTADQTRTFASCFEIHPVSPCIAFPSEWSF, via the exons atggacccctgtTGTAATGCGCTGGGACAGGGAGTGCGGGTCACCATCCCTTTGTGGGATGTGGCACCGAGAGACAcgggcagtgggcatggtgaggatgggttggAAATCTcaaaggtctcttccagccaTTACGATACTCTGACACAACACGCCATAACGGCTGTTTGCACACTGCAGGAGTACGCAGGAGCTAAAAGAATTCAGCCTTCCCCTGCTCCTCAGCCCCCACAGCGCGGACATCGCGACCTGGCGCCGCACGCCACCCTCCGCCCATCGCCCACCCTCCGCGAACCGATTGGTTTTCTGCCTCTCTTCTCGCTAGCTGATTGGTcttcttctctccctcttcGGAAACTGATTGGTCCTCCACTTCGTCCATCAAACCGGCGAGGCGCCATGTTGAGCGTGGCTGCGCGGTTCCCGCCTCGTGGCGGCCATGTTAGCCGCAGCGCTGTGAGGGCTGTGAGGACGGTGGGCGGTTGGCGGAGCTCAGCGCTGACTGATCCAGTTTTAGGAGCAATCAGCCG ATCATCAGCGTTCATTGATATGGCAAGCCTCTCCACTGCTGACCAGACTCGTACATTTGCCTCCTGCTTTGAGATCCACCCTGTCAGCCCCTGTATTGCCTTTCCAAGTGAGTGGAGCTTCTGA